The following nucleotide sequence is from Citrus sinensis cultivar Valencia sweet orange chromosome 6, DVS_A1.0, whole genome shotgun sequence.
TCTGAAAAGGTGACGAGTAGAGAGGGGTATAAAGAGTTATACTTGGAATCAGGTATTATAGATCCGATTTGGTTTTGACTTTAATTTCTGTAAAAATACAATTCAACAAAATGATCACTATTTTGAGTTGTGTCCGAATGttgaagtaattaattttaacgtTCAAAAGGTATAGAATATGCGCATACGAAggaaatttcattatttaggGTCCGTTTAGGATTGAGGTGGCTagttgtattttaaaaattacagtactaaagtgtttgataaatattaattgttgtaaatttaaagatatattgatataatttttcacttatatgatgtgaaatctattatatttttaataattttttcaaaatttttatttaaaatttttattttatttttaatttttatttaataatacaaattttttctaTAACAGTTGTAGATTAAAATCTACAAACTTCAATTCTAAACATGATGTTAATATGGAGAATTGAAGTTGCAAGGAAGGTTCTGTGTTTGTTAGTTTGGTTGTTGCCAACGCGAAAAACGACGGCGAGGctgctaatgtcaaaaagatTTTAACGTGAATCCTCCTAATTCTCGCACGTGGCCCACAACACAAAATTGAAAGTATTATATCCATGCATTGCGTTTCGCGTGTCTTATGTACTTGATACATCACCCACGCGTGTTGCATGGTCCATGCAAAGACTTTTGAATGTATGCGCATTTGATTcgttttttctctttttggtcCAGCAAACATCACGCAATTGCCATTCTCATTGTTTCGTCTGGTCTAAGGGGGCCATCTTACCTCCTTCTTGCTGCACAAGACACAAGTTTCTAACAGACCAGCCACTGCAGGATAGGTTTCTCTTTTCTTGAATAAGGATGGAAATCTAGATAGTGCTATGATGAAGTGTATCCAAATCAagtaaataattcatattaaCGTGTTGTATTCGTGTCGAGCCTTATTTGTAGACTATGGAAATTGTACTAATACGAACACATATGATCTATTTATTAAACGTGTATATATAACTGTGTTGACTATTTGACATGCCTAATGCGATTggagtaatgatacagtcacaaatttttgtacaaattttttttgtacaaactaatgtggcattaattcattggttgaattaaatatctcttggctcacataatttatttttattattttgtattttcattcaaccaatgaattaaagtcacatcagtttgtacaagataagtttgtacaagagtttgtggctctATCATCACTCATGCGATTGACATGTTTGAACTTTAACCtacttaatataatttgagatatataaaatacgaattcaatgatgatgatgatgatgattggcTGCGCCACATTAGAGCTGGGGGGCTGCAGCCCccttacttttaaaatttacaaatttagtTAGGCATTTgtccattttttaatttaatttattaagaaagtccctactaaaattttaaaataaacaatatatcaagtatttatttttatacttccAACccacaaagaaaaattatattttgaagtttctCCGGCCTTAACTCTCAATCtcatcacacacacacaaaaaaaaaactatttcaccTCATTAAGTTtattcaaatgatttttttttaatgagtcTTATAGCTCTTAAAATTCAACTTAATATTTACATTATAGAAGTGAGTTctaacaaattttcaaaatttgaaaggaatTGATAagctcaaaagaaaaatagttgatactaaaaaggataaattatatttattaatttatttattgtttttactAGTTCTCATCACTATAGccaaaaaaacaattttcgctatgaattttgtgaaaattcaTCTATGAAATCATATAAGAGATCAATGATTGAGTGATATTATTGTTGTATatacaaaaaaagatttattttatattcttgaTGATAATGTtattctttaatctttttaacATATGAAAACAAGTCGAGATCAGTTATAAAtgtattgaattaaatatattaatgaatttttaatttggtatTTGTTACTTGTTGacttcttttaaattatattattatttaaatttaggcCCCTTAGATTAACTTTCTGACACCGccactgatgatgatgatgatgaaatacatacatacatacatacatatatatatatatatatatatatatatatatatacccacacacaataaaaagataaaagtttagtttaatatataacaaaatatatcaacAAAATTCTTAAATGTATTAGTCTTTGGTCATAAAGTAGTTTCACGATATAAATACAATacgattaaaaataattattcgtGTCATAATGAGTTTATGATCCAGTTCTTCAACCGAAACCACGTGAATATTGATTTTTGTGGTATTTTATATCAATCCGAAACCAAAAATTTTGTGCCGAAGACTTatcattataatatatatatatatatatataaaataaagaaagtctCAACACACCCTTTTACGAACTATGATAAAAGTGTttaagtgatttaataaacgaaattaaatataatagattttatacGTATAATAATTCAAGACGAGAATTTAGCTTTGATGATAGCATGTTACAAAAATTCCCAGATCGACCAAAAAACTTAATCTTATAAATTAGattctaatttttaacaatactATTATTAAATGTAAGTCAGTCTCGACAGTATACATGGAtacaattcaattttatagcTAATCCTTTAAACTGATTAATCAATGCATATGACgatcaatttaattagaaggttcaattaattttttttctttttcctgtttcaaagaaaaaatcgTCTAACATGATCTACTTCATAGAAATTTGATTATATActaatctatttaaaatttgtattacgtaaaaattatgaataaatgaacaataggaattgaatttatttttaactaactGGATTAATTAGCCTTCAGATATATTGGCGGCACGCACCTTTATCCCTTGTAGTCCTTATCAATAacgagatatttttttaataaaattcttgcCTTCTACGAAAATTTGGAATGTTTTGACCAACATCTCCCCCCTATCGCCTAAAAAGTACAACCCAGTACTCTTTCTTACAAgatacaatttaattaaggGTCCCCCATTATAAGTTATTGAGTTTTCGATGTTCAAAGTAATCAATGTTAAATTCAAATTGTTTTACGTCATTGATTTTGTAATCAATTATCATTTCCAATGGAGGCCAAAAGAAACCATCATTTAACTTTGAATCTGGATTGACCTTTCCTATATACATTATGATGCGACTTTATGAGAAGACGCCGTGATTAACAATATGGACATTGCGTGCGAGAATACAGCACTAGCTAGGTTTTGTAATGCTGATGATAGAACAATGTAGAAGGATGATTTGATACGTTTCTAGAGCTAGCTTTAAAtctgttaaaatttaattgcaatAAATTATCTTCAAAACCTTTTCACATTGCTTGGCATGATTTAGAAAGAAAGCATCAAATGGCTAAATAATATTGCATATAATTAGATTGTAATGTCACGTTTGAATAGCTTTTAGTAATTATAGCTTTTAGTAGTTACTAGTGGTGGAATCAAGATTTTGGTTTGATGGGAGTCATAATACAAAAACTGTATATTTCAATAGGTTATAATCTAAAATTGATAGGGCATAGAGGGACCACAGCGATCTATCATGAACTTGGCAATTAAACTTTTTGTGATGACGGTATCATATAATAAGTGCTACAGCTACTCATATTAGGCCGTTCCGGTTATCGCAAGCTTATAGGGATGCCGTCCAAAGATGAACGACGAGGGCCATAAACGAGAAACCATAAACAGTTGTTATGCTATAGCCAAGGGTGAAActaagattttaatttgatggGGGGCCACAATGCAAAAATCATAAACTTGAGTTGGTTTTaacataaatcaataaaacttAGAAAGGCCAGTAATGTCATAATGAGGACCATAATGAAGAAGGTATAAATTTGAGTAAACTATAACGTAATCATTTCTAAAATACTCATAGAAAttgattcaatttcaattcattCTCTTACTTctattgaattttgtttggCCACGGATGTTATGTGTCCCTGGCGATTGCATAGAATGAATAAAACTGATAGGCCCTGCGATGAAGATCATAAaggaaaacaataaaaacttTGTGTAAAGCTATGACATAAACTTTGTAATGATGAGGGGGCCAAAGTgtgaatatatataaaaattaataaaatttcaattcattcaCTTATTTTTCCCGAATTTATTGTCAGCCGAAGGTTATATAGTTCCGCTCTTGACAAGCAATGCTACACTCAttaagcttaaatacataatgACATGTTATATCCTAAATGTAATGACATGATTATATGTTGctcattaataaatattacaagaTTATCACATTTTTTCGGTATATTAAATTATCTGGTATTCGAAGACTACATTGGGCCCCGACTAATCTAGATTCGAGCCGGGTAGGATCATTAAGGCGACAAAGCTCTTCCAACAAGTATTTAACGCAGCTGCATTCCCAAATCTCGAACCGATGATCTTAATTAAGTTAGATCAACTTTATACCAGTTGATTTATGTGCTTGTTAGTTACAAGATTATCACATTAATAAGGGTTGATAAAGTTAATTACTATCGTGCACATGTAGTTAATGATATGTGAGTCTGAAACACATTAATTAggatataaattatatatgatttaGATCTAGTGCGCTAAGTTTAGTTGTGGTTATCTTTTTAGCGATGCAGATGTTGGTTAATCAAAATGATAACTTGTGTTCATTTGGCCAGCCGACAATACATGGCTACCATGACTCTGAAACCTGATACACTAGATTATTTTCTCACGCTACTCAACCCTGCGCTTTTTAAGTGGTCTGACGAATGGATGATCTTGACTCATTGTGCCCTCATTTGCTGTGATTTCACCATTGGAAAACTTACTGTTGTACCTAATTCGACCGGCTGAATTCATGAAGCCTAACAATGCatatcttatttaaaaaagaaaaaaagaaaaacacttTAGCTCATCGATGTACACGAACTTGAAGCTGCagggtatttttatttttagtaatgctacacatctcaaattttttatcttaaaaaattatcccaAATGATGTGTTATTAATTGAGTAGTTGGtgagataatacaattaattcacttgaatcttataaagaattatcaaccactcaattaatgacacatcatttaggataactttttaaaataaaaaatttagaatatgtaacactatttttttttttaatttaatggttTCGATCTGTAAATGTACTACTACATGTGATTATTAAGATTCTagctatataatttataacacagtttaaaattgattgagaGTAACTCAGAAATGTATTCcactaataatattagaagaaattactcaaaatttatatttttatctaaagttaattaattataggaGGACAGAAGCAAAATAGTACTCTCAACATTGTTAAGAACGCTAATTTGGGTagctgttattattattattatattccaATCCGAATAAGTTAACGCACACTTGGTCTGGCTCTAGCATTTGGGCATAGTTTGGCGTGACAATATACCACACTAATAATATGACAAATCAGCAACAAATTTTAGTATAATATAATTCGAAAGCATGCTAGAAAAATATTCTCTCCTATCTAGTATAGCGACTAGAAGAATTCTTTGTTTATAAAAAACAtgcgaaaagaaaaaaatcaaccacaaattgaacaaaataaataaaatcaactaACTAACCTCCAAATTCCAAAAATACAAGCTGGTttctgtttaaaaaaaaaatcacagtTTCCCACACCAAACAAACAGCTTTAGATTTACCGGCCTTTCCAACGGATACGGAAGCTCGAAATTACAAGCCTATCCAGCTATGATAGAGACAAAGTGGAACGTTCCGGAGGGTATCTCGGTAATTCGAGATGACTAGTCATAGTCAAGTCAAATTAGGATGAATGGTCATTCATTGCCGTCGTTTTACTCCTCTTAGTCCAACCAAACGGCAAGCACACACATTCTGACTCCATCATGTTCGTCCATCATGATCATCATGACCTTtattacatacatatattatacATACACACATCACATATATCTCCTCTACGACCTTCTCCACCTATATAAATCTCCCTTTGCCTCCTTTTGCTCTCTTCAAAAACAATCCCAGTAATCAACAACAAACATCGCCTCCGACTAAGAGAatcaaataaagaatattGGATTTTGAAAAGGGAGAGTGTAGCTAGCTACTATGGGCGAGGTAAGTTAATTTACTCTTGATTAGCCGttcatttttaatcttaattagCCGTTAATGTTAATCTTCTATATCTCACGCGTGCGTTTGTTGTGTTGTAACAACAGCAAAATGAGGGAGATAAGAAGGCTGCTGGTGCTGCGGCTGATGCCGGTGGCAAGAAAGACGACGGCGTTGTCACTGTCGTTTTGAAGGTTGACTTGCATTGTGAAGGCTGCGCTAAGAAAATCAAGCGTGCTATGAAAAATTACGAAGGTAAAATACACAAATGAATGACCGCAtaagcaaattaaattaattacctaataatcatttgaattttgaggAAAATTAAGGAAATGTTGTTGATTTGTTTAGGCGTGGTGGACGTGAAGACCGATTGCGGAGCAAATAAGGTAACGGTGACCGGAAAAGTGGAGCCGGCGAAGTTGAAGGAGAGATTGGAAGCGAAGACGAAGAAGAAAGTGGACCTCGTCTCTCCTCAGCCGAAGAAGGACGCCGGCGGTGGGGAGAAAAAATCGGAAGAGAAATCGGAGAAGAAGCCGGACGACAAGAAATCCGAAGAGAAGAAGCCGCCGAAAGAGGTAATAGTTCCATCGTGACAAATGACGTAggcttatttttttcattaattaaatttgatttaattttgacttttttaatCAAGAATGGTTAATTACGAGATTGACTTCTGACTTGTTTGGTtctattgtaaataaaatatcaactaatttttcattatttttaactaattatgATTAATACTTGTGTGTTACAGAGCACCGTCGTTTTGAAGATCAGGTTACACTGTGAAGGCTGCATTagcaaaattaagaaaataatttacaagACCAAAGGtcagttaattaaataataataatattaataatttcggtggcaaattagtaaaataattaactgaCGGTGATCTGACGAGGCAAAACTGCCAGGTGTTGACAATGTGACCATAGACGGTGGCAAAGATCTAGTGACCGTGAAAGGCACGATGGATGTGAAGGAGCTGGTTCCTTATTTGAAAGTGAAGCTGAAACGAAACGTTGAGGTTGTTCCCGCCAAGAAAGACGATGGCGAGAAGAAAGAGAACAAAGATGCCGACAAAGGCGGAGACAAGAAGGCAAAAGAAGCCGCCCCGGCCACCGACAAAGGCggagaaaagaaggaaaaagaggCAGCTGCAGCCGGTGGCGGTGACGGTGGCAAGGTGGAGGTGCACAAGATGGAGTACTATGGATACCCGTACCCTCCAGCACCTAGTTATTGGTACGATAACCACGTGTACGGCCAGAGTTATCCGATGGAGAATCAACATCAGGTGGTCTACGCGAACCAAGGATACCCGCCTCAGATGCACCACGCGCCTCCGATGTACCACGCGCCCCAGATGTTCAGTGATGAGAATCCCAACGCGTGTTCTGTTATGTGATTGACTCAACGGTGTGGATGAATCGTGAATTATGATGATGACGGAGGGACTTTAGAACAAAGAGGccaaaaatgtaaataaatgcAAGTATTAGGGAGAGAAAATGAACACGAATTGTgaagtaaatattaaaaaaaaaatttgcgaATCAAGGCAAAATAGTATTAGAATTTTGGAAGTATCGTTTAGGTTTAGTAGCTCAGTGGTAAACCGGTGCCGGCTGGCAATGGCGGTTcagttgtttggttgtttcATTTTGTCCTATATGtatgattattaaaaaaaaaaattgtctttttcaaaatattaaattgatatataaatattatctttcgaatttcaaaatcttttgtCATAGTGGTTGAGATGTGGCCATCTGGCGAAGTCgttaatttcattttgatatttgtacaaatttttGGTTTAGTTTTGGTGGTGAAGGTAATACATGTACATTTGGAAGCCATGCAGTACACTGTTTTTTAAATGTGTTTTTCAATATGGTACTCGTGGATCGCAATATTGTTGTAcctaaatttctaaattaaattatagttaaATTTAGTGTGCTTCTCGTGATTGTACTaaaacagaaagaaaaaagaaaatgatttatcTTGAAGATAAAGAAATGGAGGAAAGGAAGGGCGTGATAGCCGAACAGTTTCTACCTAGCTCGAAGATTTTGTTTCGGATAAATGAAATCATCATTGGAAAGTAATCTCTCagtttatcatttattaataatttctcaCATTCAATCAACTAATACGTAATAATGTTTAATTCATGAATTCAAATCTTTtactcatctttttgtttttttttttttttgggtctttTAGAGATCTACTAATTAATGATATTCATAAAagcaaagataaaaaaattactggaTGCATCTACATCATATATATGACTAATAATATAGATGTGTTGCAAGATTTTAAAAGCCAAATAAAGGTGAGATGTAATGAGTATATAAGTTAATGAAAAGGTGAGATGAATTAATGatcactttttttaaaaaaaaaaaaaggtgagaTGAGTTAATGGTCAATTTGTAGTGAGTATGTAAGTTATGCATAAACACTTTCAATGCTCAATGGTGAGGTCAATTTggtaatattataacttttcAAACAATTATTGTTAACTTTGCCATAAAAATAGGACTCGCCTATCGTGCAACAGTGGCACCATGCCACTGCTTTTGTCTTTTCTgtataaaatttcatgaagCCCTTTCacttattcttatttgaattttacttCACAAATATTAAGTTCATTTCTCCCAAACCCGTGAATCCTTCAATGGCCGATTAACGGCAAATCGGCTCCTCCGGTGGTTGTGGTTGGTCAGAAAAGACAGAGGAAATTGTGGAGAACAAAACTCAAGTGGTGGCGTCACCGGAAACTGGAGAAACATCGGCGAATTGAAGCGGGGATTCTGTGACTTTTCACGGCTTCGATCGGCAGCTTTCCGAATGCTTTACGGCGACAAGGATGGCATGGAGATGACCGGCGTCGCACGAGCTTCCGATCGGTATCAACCTTGGTCGGTGGAGTTGCCGGAAACGGAAACAAAATCCGGGTCGGGTTCGCGGGTCGGGTTGACTCGATTATTTTTGTGACAAGGATGGCGTGGAGATGACCGGCGTCGCACGATCTTCCGATCAGTACCAACCTTGGCCGGTGGCGTGGTCGGAAATGGAAACGAAATTCGGGTCGGGTTCGCCGGTATTTGTGATAAAGAGAGGGGTATTGTGAAAAAGGtgtaatataaaagaaaaatgtataaataacaaatagtaTAAGGTGCTAATTATAATGTTTATATGGATgcaatagaaattaatttaatatttatgaggtaaagtttaaataaaaatgaatgaaaggGGTTCAATGAAATTTTACGACACTACTGGCACAAGAGACAAAACTAGTGGTACGGGTACCACGGTGGTACCGTAGCTGGAtccataaaaataatcatctgtagataatcaattaaacatttgataaaattattttaaaagtgttGTGACTTTTAAAAGCAATCATTtatgtttggtaaatctttctattaaacatttataagaatataaataactgAATTAGATAtagtttttgaatatttttcttataaatttataaacatgtatataaaatattattttatcatgtatatataataattg
It contains:
- the LOC102618204 gene encoding heavy metal-associated isoprenylated plant protein 6-like: MGEQNEGDKKAAGAAADAGGKKDDGVVTVVLKVDLHCEGCAKKIKRAMKNYEGVVDVKTDCGANKVTVTGKVEPAKLKERLEAKTKKKVDLVSPQPKKDAGGGEKKSEEKSEKKPDDKKSEEKKPPKESTVVLKIRLHCEGCISKIKKIIYKTKGVDNVTIDGGKDLVTVKGTMDVKELVPYLKVKLKRNVEVVPAKKDDGEKKENKDADKGGDKKAKEAAPATDKGGEKKEKEAAAAGGGDGGKVEVHKMEYYGYPYPPAPSYWYDNHVYGQSYPMENQHQVVYANQGYPPQMHHAPPMYHAPQMFSDENPNACSVM